The following proteins are encoded in a genomic region of Sphingopyxis sp. YF1:
- the hemF gene encoding oxygen-dependent coproporphyrinogen oxidase yields MTPLDPQQQAARTWFESLRDRICAEFEAIEAEAGSDARFQYTPWDREADGLAPGAGGGGVRGVMTGQVFEKVGVNVSTVGGAFAPDFAASIHGASEDPSFFATGISLVAHMANPHVPAVHMNTRFLVTTKRWFGGGADLNPPIPYSQDTDAFHARLRAACTPFGPEVYERYAKWADDYFYIPHRGVHRGVGGIFYDHLECGDDAEYDRNFEFTRAVGEAFLDIFPQIVRRRMGLPFTDAEREQQLVWRGRYAEFNLVYDRGTLFGLKTGGNIDAILMSLPPLAKWS; encoded by the coding sequence ATGACCCCGCTCGACCCGCAACAGCAGGCCGCCCGCACCTGGTTCGAATCGCTCCGCGACCGGATCTGCGCCGAATTCGAGGCGATCGAGGCCGAAGCCGGCAGCGACGCGCGCTTTCAGTATACGCCGTGGGACCGCGAGGCCGACGGGCTCGCCCCCGGCGCGGGCGGCGGCGGCGTGCGCGGTGTGATGACCGGACAGGTGTTCGAAAAGGTCGGGGTCAACGTCTCGACCGTCGGCGGCGCCTTTGCGCCCGACTTCGCCGCCTCGATCCATGGCGCGAGCGAGGACCCGAGCTTTTTCGCCACCGGCATCAGCCTCGTCGCGCACATGGCGAATCCCCACGTTCCGGCCGTGCATATGAACACACGCTTCCTCGTCACCACCAAGCGCTGGTTCGGTGGCGGCGCCGATCTCAATCCGCCGATTCCCTACAGCCAAGACACCGACGCCTTTCACGCACGGCTGCGCGCCGCCTGCACCCCCTTCGGCCCCGAAGTGTATGAACGCTACGCCAAATGGGCCGACGACTATTTCTATATCCCTCACCGCGGTGTCCATCGCGGCGTCGGCGGCATCTTCTACGACCATCTCGAATGCGGCGACGACGCCGAATATGACCGCAATTTCGAATTCACCCGCGCGGTCGGCGAAGCTTTTCTCGACATCTTTCCGCAGATTGTGCGGCGCCGGATGGGCCTGCCCTTCACCGACGCCGAGCGCGAACAGCAACTGGTCTGGCGCGGCCGCTACGCCGAATTCAACCTAGTCTACGATCGCGGCACATTGTTCGGGCTCAAGACCGGCGGCAACATCGACGCGATCCTGATGAGCCTGCCGCCGCTGGCGAAGTGGAGCTGA
- a CDS encoding tRNA (cytidine(34)-2'-O)-methyltransferase, giving the protein MDIALYQPDIAGNVGTILRTAACLGVPAHIIEPCGFPFSDGALRRAGMDYAERANVRRHPDWGAFQTWQQDQQRRLVLMTTAGATPLPDFDFVQGDILLLGSESSGVPPHVHETAAARVAIPMRSGFRSLNVAVAAGIALGEALRQTKGFPA; this is encoded by the coding sequence ATGGACATCGCGCTCTATCAACCCGACATCGCCGGCAACGTCGGCACCATCCTGCGCACCGCGGCCTGCCTTGGCGTGCCCGCGCATATCATCGAACCGTGCGGCTTTCCCTTTTCGGACGGCGCGCTCCGCCGCGCAGGCATGGATTATGCCGAACGCGCCAATGTCCGGCGCCATCCCGACTGGGGCGCCTTCCAGACATGGCAGCAGGATCAGCAGCGACGGCTCGTCCTGATGACGACTGCAGGAGCGACTCCCCTCCCCGACTTCGATTTCGTGCAAGGCGACATACTACTGCTCGGCAGCGAATCCTCCGGCGTCCCGCCCCACGTCCACGAAACCGCGGCGGCGCGCGTCGCGATTCCGATGCGAAGCGGCTTTCGCTCCTTGAATGTCGCGGTCGCGGCTGGCATCGCCCTCGGCGAAGCGCTCCGGCAGACGAAAGGCTTTCCCGCATGA
- the petA gene encoding ubiquinol-cytochrome c reductase iron-sulfur subunit has protein sequence MASDTEQTAGIEEGVRRRDFINIAAVSFAGVGAVAVVLPLVNQMNPSADVLALSSTEIDISAIGTGQAIKTSWRKQPVFVRNLTADEITAANAVKPADLRDPQTLAERTKPGKENWLITLGVCTHLGCVPLGAAEGENRGDFGGYFCPCHGSHYDTAARIRKGPAPTNLVVPPYEFTSDTVVTIG, from the coding sequence ATGGCCAGTGATACCGAACAAACCGCCGGAATCGAGGAAGGAGTCCGGCGCCGCGACTTCATCAACATCGCGGCGGTCAGTTTCGCCGGTGTCGGTGCGGTGGCGGTGGTCCTTCCGCTGGTCAACCAGATGAATCCGTCGGCTGACGTGCTCGCGCTGTCGTCGACCGAGATCGACATTTCGGCGATCGGCACCGGTCAGGCGATCAAGACCAGCTGGCGCAAGCAGCCGGTGTTCGTCCGCAACCTGACCGCCGACGAAATCACCGCGGCGAATGCGGTCAAGCCGGCCGACCTGCGCGATCCGCAGACGCTCGCCGAGCGCACCAAGCCCGGCAAGGAAAACTGGCTGATCACGCTGGGCGTCTGCACCCATCTGGGTTGCGTGCCGCTCGGCGCTGCCGAAGGCGAGAACCGCGGCGATTTCGGCGGTTATTTCTGCCCGTGCCACGGGTCGCACTACGACACCGCGGCCCGCATCCGTAAGGGCCCCGCGCCAACCAACCTGGTTGTGCCGCCCTATGAATTCACCAGCGACACCGTCGTGACGATCGGCTGA
- a CDS encoding cytochrome b/b6, giving the protein MSFPWAKQYQPQHPLMQWLDEKLPMPRLVYNAIGGGYPVPRNLNYFWNFGVLAGAALAIQIITGIVLAMHYAANAGVAFNSVEHIMRDVNAGWFIRYAHMNGASMFFIVVYLHIFRGLYYGSYKAPREMVWLLGVVIFLLMMATAFMGYVLPWGQMSFWGAQVITGFFSAIPMVGEPIRQWLLGGFAPDNAALNRFFSLHYLLPFVIAGVIILHIWALHIPGSSNPTGIEVKDEQDTVPFHPYYTAKDGFGLGVFLFVFAALTFFTPNLLGHADNYIAANPLSTPAHIVPEWYFWPFYAILRAFTFNFLWIDAKLWGVIAMFAAIALLFFLPWLDSSPVKSSTYRPLNRIFFWILVVDVLILGYCGKSPAEQPYVILSQIGSIYYFAHFLIILPIISRIERPLPMPNSITEAVLAKHADAESAPATA; this is encoded by the coding sequence ATGAGCTTTCCCTGGGCCAAGCAATATCAGCCCCAGCATCCGCTGATGCAGTGGCTGGACGAGAAGCTGCCGATGCCGCGCCTCGTCTATAACGCGATCGGCGGCGGCTATCCGGTGCCGCGCAACCTCAACTATTTCTGGAACTTCGGCGTTCTTGCCGGAGCCGCGCTCGCGATCCAGATCATCACCGGCATCGTGCTGGCGATGCATTATGCCGCGAACGCCGGCGTCGCCTTCAATTCGGTCGAGCACATCATGCGCGACGTGAATGCGGGCTGGTTCATCCGCTACGCGCACATGAACGGCGCGAGCATGTTCTTCATTGTCGTCTATCTCCACATCTTCCGCGGCCTTTATTACGGTTCGTACAAGGCGCCGCGCGAGATGGTATGGCTGCTCGGCGTCGTGATCTTCCTCCTCATGATGGCGACCGCTTTCATGGGCTACGTCCTTCCCTGGGGTCAGATGAGCTTCTGGGGCGCGCAGGTGATCACCGGCTTCTTCTCGGCCATACCGATGGTCGGCGAGCCGATCCGCCAGTGGCTGCTCGGTGGCTTCGCGCCCGACAACGCCGCGCTCAACCGTTTCTTCTCGCTGCACTATCTGCTGCCCTTCGTGATCGCGGGTGTCATCATCCTGCACATCTGGGCGCTGCACATCCCGGGTTCGTCGAACCCCACGGGCATCGAGGTGAAGGACGAGCAGGACACCGTCCCGTTCCACCCCTATTACACCGCGAAGGACGGCTTCGGGCTCGGCGTCTTCCTGTTCGTGTTCGCCGCGCTGACCTTCTTCACGCCGAACCTTCTGGGCCACGCCGACAACTATATCGCGGCCAACCCGCTTTCGACGCCGGCGCACATCGTTCCCGAATGGTATTTCTGGCCCTTCTACGCGATCCTGCGCGCCTTCACCTTCAACTTCCTGTGGATTGATGCGAAGCTGTGGGGCGTCATCGCGATGTTCGCCGCGATCGCGCTGCTCTTCTTCCTGCCGTGGCTCGACAGCTCGCCGGTGAAGTCGTCGACCTACCGTCCGCTCAACCGCATCTTCTTCTGGATCCTCGTCGTCGACGTCCTGATCCTGGGCTATTGCGGCAAGAGCCCGGCTGAGCAGCCCTATGTGATCCTCAGCCAGATCGGTTCGATCTACTATTTCGCGCACTTCCTGATCATCCTGCCGATCATCTCGCGGATCGAACGTCCGCTGCCGATGCCGAACTCGATCACGGAAGCGGTTCTCGCCAAGCATGCCGACGCAGAGTCGGCCCCGGCAACGGCCTGA
- a CDS encoding cytochrome c1, with protein MVRPLGFLVGLGFIAALVFAIFTTPLSNEPNVANSFHKHPRHLALKSDGLFPHWDKAQLQRGMQVYKEVCSACHSLNLVAFRNIADLGYTEGQVKSFAKSYDNIPSINPDTGEPATRTGLSSDHFPSPYPNEVAARAANNNALPPDLSLITKAREGGKNYVYSLLTGYTNPPKNLPKELQPGTGLHYNAYFANLNLAMAKPLNDGQVTFADGSKNDVEHMARDVTAFLVWTAEPNLVKRVWTGWAVLGFITIFTVLTFLSYRNIWADKKH; from the coding sequence ATGGTTCGCCCGCTCGGTTTTCTCGTCGGCCTCGGCTTCATTGCCGCGCTGGTGTTCGCGATCTTCACGACACCGCTCAGCAATGAACCCAATGTCGCCAATTCCTTCCACAAGCACCCGCGCCACCTCGCGCTCAAGAGCGACGGCCTTTTCCCGCACTGGGACAAGGCGCAGCTCCAGCGCGGGATGCAGGTGTACAAGGAAGTCTGCTCGGCCTGCCACAGCCTGAACCTCGTCGCTTTCCGCAACATTGCGGATCTCGGCTATACCGAGGGCCAGGTGAAGAGCTTTGCCAAGAGCTACGACAACATCCCGTCGATCAATCCCGACACGGGTGAGCCGGCGACGCGGACCGGCCTGTCGTCGGACCACTTCCCGTCGCCCTATCCGAACGAAGTCGCCGCGCGCGCCGCAAACAACAATGCGCTGCCGCCCGACCTTTCGCTGATCACCAAGGCGCGTGAAGGCGGCAAGAACTACGTCTATTCGCTGCTGACCGGTTACACCAACCCGCCGAAGAACCTGCCCAAGGAACTTCAGCCGGGCACCGGCCTGCACTACAACGCCTATTTCGCGAACCTGAACCTCGCGATGGCCAAGCCGCTGAACGATGGTCAGGTGACCTTCGCCGACGGCAGCAAGAACGATGTCGAGCATATGGCGCGCGACGTCACTGCCTTCCTCGTGTGGACCGCCGAACCCAATCTGGTGAAGCGCGTGTGGACCGGTTGGGCCGTGCTCGGCTTCATCACGATCTTCACCGTGCTGACCTTCCTGTCGTACCGCAACATCTGGGCCGACAAGAAGCATTGA